Part of the Spinacia oleracea cultivar Varoflay chromosome 5, BTI_SOV_V1, whole genome shotgun sequence genome, CAACTACATGTGTTAATaattttgagatcaagcccgccttgatcaacTTGGTGCAAAGTCATCCCTTTTGTGGGAAAAGCAATGAGTCACCTCACGAGCATCTCAAGCAGTTtgagcactattgtgacacaataaAACACAACGGTGTAACCTCGGATTATGTGAGGTTGACTTTGTTCCGCTTCTCTTTGCTTGGGCGTGCTAGTGATTGGCTTggcaaggaggtcaagcccaactcacttcgcacaTGGAACGAAGTAACTAGTGCCTTCTTGAACAAGTTCTATTCTCATGGGAAGATGGCGGAGTTTCGCCACAAGATTCAATCATTTGAGCAAGGGCGTGATGAATCGCTTTTCGAGGCTTGGGAACGATttaaggagtaccaaagggagTGCCCTCATCATGGGATTCCCAAGTGGTTGTtgctacaaaccttttacttAGGATTGAGTCCAAACTCCAAAACAAGTCTAGATGCGGGCGCAGGAGGCCCCATCATGAACAAAACGGAAGATCAAATTGAGGAGATAATTGAagatgtagttcaaaactaccaatcttggcatgtaggTGCAAGAAGTTATGATGGAAAAAGTAGGAATGAGGATGGTAAGGGTTCGgtgtacgccatagagcaagcacggatgatagagaagcttaGCTTGCGATTAGAGAAGCATGAAAATACACCATTTGCGGGAAGAGCAGCAAGCAAGCCACCATCTCCGTCCACAATTCCACCTCCTTCGGCAACTCTTCTCAATAAGGGGAAGGGAaaggttagttcttatggctcaatgcctccgggcacattcttttgtgaaaattgccaagactatagtcattcccccgatgcatgccctttagttcataacttgtcatttgtggattatggcccttcgtatgaaggagagtttgatgtagagtatgctaatgccatcaatgagaggtctaggaatgataaccctaacaatcctaattttgctaggcaacctagagggccctccatgtatggtccccaccaaggctatggccaaggaagtgggtatgataaccaaggccgaggtggctatagagcacaaggctatcaaagcaAAGTGCCCTACGGTCAatctcaaggttttggcaatcaaggccaatacaaccaagggggttataatcccaaccatcaaggtggagggggttataactactcttatgggaaatttaggggtgcctcaagtgggggttatcctttgaactcaggagttccttatggtgcatctcatttgccacctcccggattcaatggaccgaggacctttggcaaccaatatcaatcTAACCCAAGTGGTACGTTATGgcgttgcacctccaccactcccgcctctcaagtcgaATCTTGAGgttctcatggagtcgtttgtgggggcgcaagtcAAGAAGAACattgagtttgaggatggattcaaacaatccaacactTAATTGAAGGTGATTGAAAACCAATAAGCTCAACTTGCTAGTACCGTTAGGGAATATCATGCGCTTACTATTCTTCCACCCCAAAGTCATGCTCCAAGGCAAATGAATGCTATAGTGACAAGGAGTGGAAAAATCCTTGATGATGTTCCTAGAGCTAATAAGGTCTCTAAACCCAATGGGGAAGATCAAGAGGGAGTCATTGAGTCGAGTGACATTGATGCGGTAGAAGAGGAGCCTCCCATTAATGATGAGGGTGATACTACCACCCCCAAGGTGGCAACTCTTCTACCCCTCCCCACTCCTAAACTTCCCTACCCCCAAAGATTCATAAGACACAAGTTGGATGTGCAATTCGCAAAATTTCTTGACGTCCTTCGGAAATTGCATATCACTCTCCCCTTTACGGATGCACTAAAACAAATGCCTACCTACTCACGATTCCCTCGGGAAATCTTGAGTGGGAAGCGAAATTGTGACGTAAAGGAGACGGTGAATCTCACCGAAAATTGTAGTGCTAttattctaaacaaaatgccacccaaactcaaagacccgggtactttttctatcccttgtgctaTCAAGGAGCTTGAAATAAGCAACGCCTTGTGTGATTTGGGGGCTAGTGTTAGTCTAATGCCTTATTCGGTGTTCTCCAAGCTTGAAGTTGGTGATCTTGTCCCAACCAACATTACATTGCAACTTGCCGACCGTTCGGTCAAATATCCTATCGGCAAGATTGATGATGTACCTTTGAGAGTTGGTGGATTTGTGATCCCCGTTGATTTTGTGGTCCTAGACATTAATGAGGACGTGCATGTCCCTATTATTCTAGGCCTCCCATTCTTAGCCACGGCGGGGGATATAATTGATGTCAAGCAAGGGAACATTACCTTGAAAGTAGGGATGGATAGCTTGTTCTTTGACTTGAATAAAACCATGAGCTACCCTAGCTCTACCAATGAGAAATGTTTCGTGGTAGACTCTTTTGATCCTTTGGTGCATGACATGCATGAGCATTTGCTCACCACTAACGATCCACTTGAGTTTGCTCTTTTGAATAGAGATGGCTTAGGTGATCAAGGGGTTGAAGCGGCTAAATACAAGAGACTAATGGATTCCACCCCACCTTGTGATCAATCGGAGCAATGCTTGCTCGTGCTTGATGGAAGGAAAGCTTTGGATGATCATGCCCCCAAATTGGTAAGGAAGCTCCCAAGGTAGAGCTAAAACCTCTACCTTCGAGCCTAAGGTACGTCTTTATTGGTTCAAATTCTTCTTACCCCGTCATTATCAATTCCTCTTTGGATGACGAGCAAGTGCTCAAGCTCATTAATGTTTTGAAACGTCATCAAGGGGCTTTGGGCTACACCATTGGTGATTTGAAGGGTGTTAGCCCAACCCTTTGCATGCATCATATCGAGCTTGAGGACAATGTTGTCCCACATTGTGAGAGGCAAAGAAAACTTAACCCACCTATGGGAGAGGTGGTTAAGAAGGAAATCATGAAGCTTTTGGCAGCCGGGGTTATCTATCCTATCTCGAATAGTCGATGGGTATCCCCGGTCCATGTGGTTCCAAAAAAGGGGTGATGACGGTAGTCAAGCATTCACATGGGGAACTTATTTCCACCCGGACGGTACCCGGGTGGCGCATGTGTATCGACTATCGTCAACTCAACCTCTCTACCAAAAAGGATCACTTTCACCTCCCATTCATTGACCAAATGCTTGAGCGTCTAACCAAGCACAGGTACTTTAGTTTTCTTGATGGTTATTCCGGATTCTTTCAAATCCCAATTAATCCggaagaccaagagaaaactACTTTCACTTGTCCCTATGGAACGTTTGCTTATAGGCGGATGCCATTCGGGCTTTGTAATGCTCCCGGAACGTTCCAAAGGTGTATGATGAGCATTTTTGGTGATATGCTTGAAGAAGAGATGGAGGTGTTCATGGATGACTTCTCGGTGGGAGGATCCACCTATGACGAATGCCTCATCAATCTTGGGAAGTGTCTTGCAAGGTGTGAAATGGTCAACTTGGTTCTCAATTGGGAAAAGTGCCACTTCATGGTGGAGGAAGGAATTGTACTAGGGCACAAGGTGTCTCATCGTGGGATTGAGGTTGATCGAGCAAAAATCAAAGTGATAGAGAAGTTACCTCCCCCGGTAAATGTTAAGGGGATCCGGTCCTTTCTTCGGCATGCCGGCTTCTATAGGCGGTTCATGAAGGATTTTTCTTTGATCGCCCGGCCTCTCACCTACCTCCTCCAAAAGGAATGTGACTTTCATTTTGACTCCGCATGTCTCAAATCTTTTGACACCATCAAGAATGCTCTCATCTCTACCCCTATAGTTCAAGCTCCGGATTGGTCTCTACCTTTTGAGTTAATGTGTAATGCAAGTGATTTCTCTGTTGGGGGAGTCCTTGGTCAAAGGAAAGACAAGAAGCTTCATGTGATCTATTATATGTCTAAAACCCTCAACCAAGCACAAGCAAATTACACCACGTCCGAGAAGGAATTTCTCGCCATTGTGCATGCTTTTGAAAAGTTTAGGACTTATTTGGTAGGGTCAAAGACAATTGTGTACACGGATCCTGCGGCCATTCGTTATCTTATGGCGAAGAAAGAGGCCAAACCGAGACTCATTCGTTGGGTACTCCTTCTCCAAGAGTTTGACATTGAGATTCGAGATAAGAAGGGAGCCGAGAATGTGGTGGCCGACCACCTTTCTCGGTTAGAACTTGGAAGTGTGGCTAAAGATGATGTGCCTATCGAGGACGCTTTGAGAGATGATACTTTGTACATGGTTGGGAGCATTCAACTCCCATGGTTTGTTGATATTGTAAATTACTTGGCTTGCAGGGAAATTCCGGAAGAGCTCACATCTCAAGAACGCCGCAAGTTGAAGTATGATTCTAAGCGCTACATTTGGGATGAGCCCACTTTGTTGAGAAGGTGCCCGGATGGCCTCTTACGGAGGTGTGTTCCGGATGAGGAGTTCCCAAGTGTTCTCCGTATGTGCCACTCTTCCCCTTGTGGTGGGCATATGGGGGGTGATCGAACCGCCTCCAAGATACTTCAAAGCATGCTATGGTGGCCCACCCTTTTTCAGGATGCTTGGGCATTTGTCAAGGCTTGTGATCGTTGCCAACGGACGGGGAATATTTCCAAACTTCATGAGATGTCGAAAATTCCAATCTTAGAATTAGAGGTGTTCGATGTATTGGGGCATTGATTTCATGGGCCCTTTCCCCTCTTCTTATGGGAACCTCTACATCCTTGTTGCGGTTGATTATGTCTCAAGTGGGCGGAGGCCATTGCTTCGCCTACCAATAATCACAAAGTGGTTCTTAACCTCTTCAAAAAGATCATTTTTCCGCGTTTTGGGGTTCCTAGGGCTGTGATTAGTGATGGAGGATCCCATTTCGCCCTTGGCAAATTCAAGGCCCTCTTGCGAAAATATGGGGTTCATCATAAGGTCGGTGTTGGTTATCATCCCCAAACTAGCTACCAAGTGGAAGTTACTAATCGTGAAATCAAGTCTATTCTTGAAAAGTCGGTTGCCAAGAACCGCAAGGATTGGTCCATCAAGCTTGATGACGACTTATGGGCGTATAGAACGGATTTCAAAACGCCTATAGGAATGACTCCTTACAAGCTTGTCTATGGTAAGAATTTCCACTTGCCGGTGGAACCTGAGCACAAGGCTATGTGGGCCATCAAAACCCTGAATTTCAAATTGACTAGTGTGGGAGAGAGGCGCTTGCTTGACCTTCATGAGTTGGAGGAACTCCGTATGAATGCTTATGACTCGGCGAGCATCTACAAGGCCCGGTCTAAACAATATCATGATGCTCGGATCGAGCAGAGAGAGTTCAAGGAGGGAGAGAAGGTCCTCCTTTATAACTCGCGGTTGAAGTTGTTTCCGGGTAAACTCAAGTCCCGGTGGAGCGGTCCTTTCATTGTTGTTCGGGTTTTCCCGCACGGTACTATTGAGATCCGGAATGATAATACGGCTCCTTTCAAGGTGAATGGTCATCGCCTCAA contains:
- the LOC130461624 gene encoding uncharacterized protein, translated to MNAIVTRSGKILDDVPRANKVSKPNGEDQEGVIESSDIDAVEEEPPINDEGDTTTPKVATLLPLPTPKLPYPQRFIRHKLDVQFAKFLDVLRKLHITLPFTDALKQMPTYSRFPREILSGKRNCDVKETELEISNALCDLGASVSLMPYSVFSKLEVGDLVPTNITLQLADRSVKYPIGKIDDVPLRVGGFVIPVDFVVLDINEDVHVPIILGLPFLATAGDIIDVKQGNITLKVGMDSLFFDLNKTMSYPSSTNEKCFVVDSFDPLVHDMHEHLLTTNDPLEFALLNRDGLGDQGVEAAKYKRLMDSTPPCDQSEQCLLVLDGRKALDDHAPKLGVSPTLCMHHIELEDNVVPHCERQRKLNPPMGEVVKKEIMKLLAAGVIYPISNSRWVSPVHVVPKKG